The window AAGGCACCCAGGCCTTTGGGCGGCTGTGGGACGACGGTGAAGGCCTCTACTTCTCCCTCGACGCCATCGCCGGCAGCCCGATCCGGGTACCCACCTCGGCAGCCTTCCTGCCGCTGTATGCAGGGATACCCGACACCACCGCTGCCCAGCACCTCGCATTTCACCTGGAAGCCTGGGGGCGGGCCGTCAACTTCCTCGTTCCGAGCCTGGCTCCGAACCAGCCGCGTTTCGACCCTCGCCGCTACTGGCGTGGCCCCGTCTGGCTCAACGTGAACTGGATGATCGAACAGGGGCTGACCCGGTACGGCCATCTCGAACTCGCCCGGAGGGTGCGTGAGGATACGCTGCGGCTCCTCGCCGCCTCCGGCTTTCGCGAGTATTACCACCCGCAAACTGGAGAAGGGCTGGGCGGCAGAGGCTTCGCCTGGAGCGCGGCCGTCGCGCTGCTGTGGTTCTCGTGAACGGCCCGCCACAACCTATAGGGCATTCCAGCCGCCGTCGACGTAGAGAAGGTGGCCGGTGACGTAGCTGGAACGAGGGGAGGCCAGGAACAGCACGGCCTCGGCGACCTCCTCAGGCCGGCCAAACCGCCCCATGGGCGTGCGGCTCAAGAACACGTCT is drawn from Bacillota bacterium and contains these coding sequences:
- a CDS encoding trehalase family glycosidase, which produces GTQAFGRLWDDGEGLYFSLDAIAGSPIRVPTSAAFLPLYAGIPDTTAAQHLAFHLEAWGRAVNFLVPSLAPNQPRFDPRRYWRGPVWLNVNWMIEQGLTRYGHLELARRVREDTLRLLAASGFREYYHPQTGEGLGGRGFAWSAAVALLWFS